The following proteins are co-located in the Mesorhizobium australicum WSM2073 genome:
- a CDS encoding prephenate dehydratase has protein sequence MPEKTNRISFQGEPGANSDTASRNVYPSMEPLPCPTFEDAFNAVETGKADLAMIPIENTIAGRVADIHHLLPESKLHIVGEYFLPIHFQLMVLPGVRRDEIKTVHTHIHALGQCRKYIRKNGWKGVVAGDTAGAAKMVSEVKDRTMAALSPALAATLYGLDIIEENVEDTDSNVTRFVVLTKSKQWAERPSPDVKMMTTFIFRVRNVPAALYKAMGGFATNGINMTKLESYQLGAFTATLFYADIEGHPDDPLVKLALDELRFFSREVRILGVYPASESREQWKVAD, from the coding sequence ATGCCTGAAAAGACCAATAGAATATCCTTCCAGGGCGAGCCCGGCGCCAATTCCGACACCGCCAGCCGCAACGTCTATCCCTCTATGGAGCCGTTGCCGTGCCCGACCTTCGAGGACGCGTTCAATGCCGTGGAGACCGGCAAGGCCGATCTTGCCATGATCCCGATCGAGAACACCATCGCCGGGCGCGTCGCCGACATCCACCACCTTCTGCCGGAATCGAAGCTGCACATCGTCGGCGAATATTTCCTGCCGATCCATTTCCAGCTGATGGTGCTGCCGGGCGTCAGGCGCGACGAGATCAAGACCGTGCACACCCACATCCACGCCCTCGGCCAATGCCGCAAATACATCCGCAAGAACGGGTGGAAGGGAGTGGTCGCCGGCGACACGGCGGGCGCCGCCAAGATGGTCTCCGAGGTCAAGGACCGCACCATGGCCGCGCTGTCGCCGGCGCTGGCAGCGACGCTCTACGGGCTCGACATCATCGAGGAGAATGTCGAGGACACCGACAGCAACGTCACCCGCTTCGTCGTCCTGACCAAAAGCAAGCAATGGGCCGAGCGCCCGTCACCCGACGTCAAGATGATGACGACCTTCATCTTTCGCGTCCGTAACGTGCCGGCCGCGCTCTACAAGGCCATGGGCGGCTTCGCCACCAACGGCATCAACATGACAAAGCTGGAAAGCTACCAGCTCGGCGCCTTCACGGCGACGCTGTTCTACGCCGACATCGAGGGCCACCCCGACGATCCGCTGGTCAAGCTGGCGCTCGACGAGCTGCGGTTCTTCTCGCGCGAAGTGCGGATCCTCGGTGTCTATCCAGCGAGCGAGTCACGCGAGCAGTGGAAGGTGGCGGATTGA